The following proteins are co-located in the Pectinophora gossypiella chromosome 23, ilPecGoss1.1, whole genome shotgun sequence genome:
- the LOC126377408 gene encoding uncharacterized protein LOC126377408, with product MWWRFLTFCVLVSLVLFVVLSCIHGRPVIHLFFHRCCEDDIENDQVIFENFGNNFLRERLVGADIVVDDNDSFVSEFEVEEVIKRMRDKLNVHDPKSRVDLEVLHTNNTGDNDNRNSNVSSEKVKGLQTESDLEVTEDNFNDVSSESREVIKEGKLSSNNDVLSELNSDESVEATTENNKAKTNLPVKIIQLKNDFNKTDMISTVDSVSVDIKKSEIK from the coding sequence ATGTGGTGGCGCTTCTTAACCTTCTGCGTCCTTGTCTCGCTCGTCCTCTTCGTAGTTCTCAGCTGCATCCACGGGAGGCCCGTCATCCACCTCTTCTTCCACCGCTGCTGCGAGGACGACATCGAAAATGACCAAGTCATCTTCGAAAACTTCGGAAACAATTTCCTCAGGGAACGTCTTGTCGGCGCCGACATAGTCGTAGATGACAACGACAGTTTCGTCTCCGAATTCGAAGTGGAAGAAGTTATTAAACGCATGCGCGATAAACTAAATGTCCACGATCCAAAATCGAGAGTGGATTTGGAAGTGTTACATACGAACAATACTGGTGACAATGATAATAGGAACTCTAATGTTAGTAGTGAAAAAGTGAAAGGATTGCAAACAGAATCGGACTTAGAAGTGACTGAAGACAACTTTAATGACGTTTCTAGTGAATCGCGTGAGGTGATTAAAGAAGGAAAATTGTCATCGAACAATGACGTTTTAAGTGAATTGAACTCTGATGAGAGTGTTGAAGCTACTACAGAGAATAACAAAGCAAAAACTAATTTACCTGTAAAGATAATACAGCTAAAAAACGATTTTAACAAAACTGATATGATTTCTACTGTGGATAGTGTGTCAGTGGATATCAAAAAgagtgaaattaaataa